The Arachis duranensis cultivar V14167 chromosome 2, aradu.V14167.gnm2.J7QH, whole genome shotgun sequence genome has a window encoding:
- the LOC107474642 gene encoding 40S ribosomal protein S24-1, which produces MADKAVTIRTRKFMTNRLLSRKQFVIDVLHPGRANVSKAELKEKLARIYDVKDPNTVFVFKFRTHFGGGKSTGFGLIYDTVENAKKYEPKYRLIRNGLDTKVEKSRKQMKERKNRAKKIRGVKKTKASDAAKAGKKK; this is translated from the exons ATGGCTGACAAAGCGGTTACCATCAGAACAAGGAAGTTTATGACTAACAGGCTCCTCTCCAGAAAGCAATTC GTCATTGATGTTCTTCATCCAGGGAGGGCAAATGTTTCTAAG GCTGAGCTTAAGGAGAAGCTTGCTAGAATCTATGATGTTAAGGACCCCAACACCGTGTTTGTGTTTAAGTTCCGCACCCATTTCGGAGGTGGCAAATCCACTGGTTTTGGTTTGATTTATGACACTGTTGAGAATGCAAAGAAGTATGAGCCTAAGTACAGACTAATTAGG AATGGACTTGATACTAAGGTTGAAAAGTCAAGGAAGCAAATGAAGGAGAGAAAGAACAGGGCAAAGAAGATCCGTGGAGTAAAGAAG